TCTATTTCAGAATTTTTTGTTCCGCTTTTTTCAAGAGCGCCTTCAATAGCTTTCTGATAATAATTGCTGCCAACCTGAGGCATCGTTACCTGCCAGCTTTCCAAAGAAAACCCCCCCCCTAGATATTCCGCATATATTTTTGCTTTTCTTTTTTTTGCATGATCATAATCTTCTAAAACCAATGCTATTCCTGCATCCCCGAAAATAAAGCCGTCAGAATCTTTAGAAAAAGGGCGGGTCAACCCCTGTTTTGAATATATCCCGATATCTTTAAACCACAAGTATTTTATTACATCCGCATGGTCTGATGCCGCAACAACCATAATCGGCGAATGTTCATTTCTTATTATTTCCGAGGCTGTTTCAACCGCGTAAAGGCCTGAAGCGCACGCATTACAGATAAATAAAGAGTGGCGATGGATATTAAATACTTTAGCCGCATGAAAAAGAGTCATAAACGGCTGAACATCATACCCGCTTTTATAACAAGTTTTATAAACTTTTTCGTAAAACTCCTTTTGCGAAACTTTTTTTTCGGTTCCGCCCAAAATACTGTAAGCGGTTTTCATCACCTTTTCAAAGAAAGGGACGAGAGAAATATTTTCATGGGAAACTACAAGCCCGATTTCATTATCTTCAGAATGATAATCAATTTTCCCGTC
Above is a genomic segment from Elusimicrobiota bacterium containing:
- a CDS encoding beta-ketoacyl synthase N-terminal-like domain-containing protein; translation: FNIAGFNLDKDVLSWIKDWKEGDEIIDLFFMLAAIKLALDDGKIDYHSEDNEIGLVVSHENISLVPFFEKVMKTAYSILGGTEKKVSQKEFYEKVYKTCYKSGYDVQPFMTLFHAAKVFNIHRHSLFICNACASGLYAVETASEIIRNEHSPIMVVAASDHADVIKYLWFKDIGIYSKQGLTRPFSKDSDGFIFGDAGIALVLEDYDHAKKRKAKIYAEYLGGGFSLESWQVTMPQVGSNYYQKAIEGALEKSGTKNSEIDLICPHGVGSHVTDFYESKAINDVFIRGKKIPSISAFKPYVGHTLGASALLETAILLMCLKNQIILPTLNCENVNPQYKIKPVSEITKTKLNNVMKTSAAFAGYNASAVFAKIN